One stretch of Bacteroidota bacterium DNA includes these proteins:
- a CDS encoding universal stress protein, translated as MISIKNILVTTDLSVASYSAMEYASWLSKKEKATVTLFYSVDNLPSVAYHTVDLTFDKFREEILTFERKRLMEFSDTFKKDFSKNLNVVLTEGNAAQSIVQYAKQNSIDIIIMSTHGRTGIPHVVLGSVAERVVRTAHCPVLTVKSQSVPVPPRKNTRRK; from the coding sequence GATCTTTCCGTTGCTTCGTACTCTGCAATGGAATATGCATCATGGCTTTCAAAAAAAGAAAAAGCAACCGTGACCCTGTTCTATAGTGTCGATAACCTTCCATCTGTTGCCTATCATACTGTTGATCTCACTTTCGATAAATTTCGAGAGGAGATCCTTACGTTTGAACGGAAACGACTGATGGAATTTTCAGATACGTTCAAAAAGGATTTTTCTAAAAACCTGAACGTCGTACTAACGGAAGGGAACGCTGCTCAATCAATAGTACAATATGCAAAACAAAACTCCATCGACATCATCATCATGAGCACTCATGGCAGAACCGGAATTCCCCATGTTGTCTTGGGTAGCGTCGCAGAACGAGTGGTAAGGACAGCGCATTGTCCGGTATTGACTGTTAAATCGCAAAGTGTACCAGTCCCGCCAAGAAAAAATACTCGAAGAAAGTAA
- a CDS encoding YggS family pyridoxal phosphate-dependent enzyme: MIAENIQNIEETLKKTCIRTGRNPEDVKFIAVSKTFGAKNVLEAIDAGVIDFGENYVQELLEKHNALLDKNIQWHFIGHLQSNKVKYIADWIHLIHSVDSESLAFEIQKRAEKNSRTIDVLVEVNTSEEATKFGVKPDQALALIQSVSCFSNLNLKGLMTIGPFTDDKAESRISFKLLRSIFTEANSAGFLKQPLTVLSMGMTHDYETAIEEGSTMVRIGTAIFGARTKNIH, from the coding sequence ATGATAGCCGAAAACATTCAAAATATTGAGGAAACGCTCAAAAAAACGTGCATCCGCACCGGTAGAAATCCTGAAGATGTGAAATTCATTGCTGTAAGTAAGACTTTTGGTGCAAAAAATGTTCTTGAAGCAATTGATGCAGGAGTTATTGATTTTGGTGAGAATTATGTTCAAGAATTGCTTGAAAAGCATAATGCATTGCTAGATAAAAACATTCAATGGCATTTTATTGGTCATTTGCAGTCGAATAAAGTGAAGTATATTGCGGATTGGATTCATTTGATCCATTCTGTGGATAGTGAAAGTCTTGCGTTTGAAATTCAAAAACGTGCAGAGAAGAACAGCAGAACAATTGATGTTCTTGTTGAAGTGAATACATCCGAAGAAGCGACAAAATTTGGTGTAAAACCAGATCAAGCATTAGCATTGATTCAATCCGTTAGCTGTTTTTCCAATCTGAACCTTAAAGGATTGATGACGATTGGACCATTTACGGATGACAAAGCTGAATCACGAATTTCATTTAAACTATTGCGATCGATCTTTACCGAAGCAAACAGCGCCGGATTTTTAAAACAGCCATTGACTGTGCTTTCCATGGGAATGACACACGATTACGAAACGGCAATCGAAGAGGGTTCAACCATGGTTCGTATCGGGACAGCAATTTTTGGGGCAAGAACAAAAAACATTCATTGA
- a CDS encoding DivIVA domain-containing protein yields MKLTPLDIKKQEFKKVLRGYDSVEVDAFLDTLSAEFADLLKQAKEMRELAIENEVQLRDYKQKERDLQQVLMQAQENSARTIDNARKEGELIIQESELKASQIVDYARMEVMRAKEEVTNLRAKKEALVSRLKVLLNSEVELIKALEVDEEMNKRDQSQGTGRELFQIDDVLKKL; encoded by the coding sequence ATGAAGCTCACTCCACTGGATATAAAGAAACAAGAATTCAAAAAAGTTCTTCGCGGGTATGATTCCGTAGAAGTGGATGCTTTTTTGGATACACTTTCTGCAGAATTTGCAGACTTGTTGAAACAGGCAAAAGAGATGCGTGAACTGGCAATCGAAAATGAAGTGCAGCTTCGCGATTATAAACAGAAAGAACGGGATCTGCAGCAAGTATTAATGCAGGCACAAGAAAACAGTGCCCGCACAATTGATAATGCACGAAAAGAGGGGGAGCTGATCATTCAGGAATCCGAACTCAAGGCGAGCCAGATTGTTGATTACGCCCGTATGGAAGTGATGAGAGCGAAAGAGGAAGTGACCAATCTGCGTGCAAAGAAAGAAGCTCTGGTTAGTAGATTGAAAGTACTGTTGAATTCTGAAGTTGAGTTAATTAAAGCACTTGAAGTAGATGAGGAGATGAATAAACGCGATCAAAGCCAGGGAACAGGGAGAGAACTTTTTCAAATTGATGATGTATTAAAAAAATTATAA
- a CDS encoding purine-nucleoside phosphorylase: protein MSDLRKQINETIQFLRTKTQSTPSIGIILGTGLGGLVKEIQIETVIDYSEIPHFPVSTVESHKGKLIFGKLGGKNIVAMQGRFHYYEGYSMQQVTFPVRVMKFLGVNTLLISNAAGGMNPLFSKGDIMLITDHINLLGDNPLIGHNDDELGPRFPDMTEPYTRELISLAEKVALDLKIRLQKGVFVAVSGPNLETRAEYRFLRGIGADVVGMSTVPEVIVAVHQSMRVLGFSIMTDECFPDALKPVSLKEVIAVANEAEPKLTSIMKEVVTRL from the coding sequence ATGTCAGATTTACGAAAACAGATTAACGAGACGATCCAATTCCTACGGACGAAAACGCAGTCGACGCCGTCAATTGGCATCATTCTTGGCACCGGTCTGGGCGGATTGGTGAAAGAGATCCAGATCGAAACGGTGATCGATTATTCTGAGATTCCTCATTTTCCAGTTTCTACTGTTGAATCTCATAAAGGGAAATTGATCTTTGGGAAACTCGGCGGTAAGAATATTGTAGCGATGCAGGGACGATTTCATTACTACGAAGGGTATTCGATGCAACAAGTGACCTTTCCTGTTCGCGTGATGAAATTTCTTGGAGTAAATACGTTATTGATCTCCAACGCAGCAGGGGGAATGAATCCGTTGTTTTCAAAGGGGGATATTATGCTCATCACCGATCATATCAATTTGCTCGGTGATAATCCGCTGATCGGCCATAATGACGATGAACTCGGTCCCCGATTTCCAGATATGACCGAACCGTATACCCGTGAACTTATTTCCCTTGCAGAAAAAGTGGCACTCGATCTGAAAATTAGATTGCAAAAAGGTGTTTTTGTTGCTGTTTCCGGGCCGAATTTAGAAACAAGAGCGGAGTATCGATTTTTACGGGGCATTGGTGCGGATGTTGTCGGGATGTCCACTGTTCCTGAAGTGATTGTTGCAGTGCATCAATCTATGCGAGTGCTTGGATTTTCCATTATGACCGATGAATGTTTTCCCGATGCACTAAAACCGGTTTCGTTGAAAGAAGTGATTGCTGTGGCGAATGAAGCGGAACCGAAATTGACCTCTATCATGAAAGAAGTAGTAACGAGACTATAA
- the ileS gene encoding isoleucine--tRNA ligase, with protein MFKELTDKINYADVEKEILKFWEEKKIFEESITSRSGKPQYTFYEGPPTANGRPGIHHVMARTLKDAFCRYKTMSGFQVHRKAGWDTHGLPVEIEVEKQIGIKHKDEILDYGVEKFNQMCRESVWKYKVDWEKLTREMGYWVDLNDPYVTFHNNYIESIWWALKQYYVKDMIYRGYKIQPYCPRCETPLSSHEVALGYKDVKDPSVYIKMKLKDEANTYFLVWTTTPWTLISNVALAIHPDIDYVKVELLSVDGEATKPTGEFFILAKARLEVLKEKYSIVAEFKGKELLGKEYERIFNYHQVKEKGWYVVEGSFVTTDSGSGIVHMAPAYGEDDYQTCRKYGLPTIHPVNKSGEFEDAVTDFKGKFVKDADNDIILNLKSRNILYKKEQYQHSYPHCWRCSSPLLYYARTSWYISTTKYAQRMIDLNKQINWIPKEVGEGRFGNWLEENKDWALSRDRYWGTPLPIWVSEDGKEMKCVGSFEELIGAEWLDENGTPTGKIFHADDIKSLDPHKPTVDRLAFKTANGKYLKRTPELIDVWFDSGAMPFAQWHYPFENKEIFDKSYPADFISEGIDQTRGWFYTLHSIGSFLFDKPAYKNVLVNELILDKSGQKMSKSKGNTVDPFGLIAKYGADATRWYLVSQSPVWRPTLFDEDGIGEVQRKFFSTLVNTYSFFALYANIDKFDFSEPTIPITERSEIDRWIISSLNSLVKEYKQYMDEYDLTRASRAIADFTLDNLSNWYVRRNRRRFWKSEKGKDKTAAYQTLYECLDTIVKLTAPIAPFLADEMYRNLNSATHHESHSSVHLAMLPNVNESAIDTSLETRMDRAIRIVGLVRAMRMKANLKVRQPLLKILVPVKDQSEFALLKSVEDVILDEINVKELDAKIDQDIIKYKIKPNFRVLGNKYGKSTAKVAEVIRTFTANQISQINADGTIQISVEGNTLNIIHEDVEIVAEEIKGWVVESDGKVTVALDMEITPELRMEGFAREFVSRVQNLRKDSGLEVTDRISIVFNTNDELADALLKSSAYINSETLSVDLKKAPVNGTSVKEDINGVQCEISIKKV; from the coding sequence ATGTTCAAAGAACTTACCGATAAAATTAATTACGCTGACGTTGAAAAAGAAATACTGAAATTCTGGGAAGAAAAAAAGATCTTCGAAGAATCAATCACCTCTCGCAGCGGAAAACCGCAATATACCTTTTACGAAGGTCCTCCCACTGCCAACGGGCGTCCCGGAATTCATCACGTTATGGCGCGTACGTTGAAAGATGCGTTCTGCCGATATAAGACTATGAGTGGCTTCCAAGTACACCGTAAAGCGGGATGGGATACGCATGGTTTGCCGGTAGAGATCGAAGTGGAAAAACAGATCGGCATTAAACACAAAGATGAAATTCTTGACTATGGCGTTGAGAAGTTCAATCAGATGTGCCGTGAGTCTGTCTGGAAATATAAAGTTGATTGGGAAAAGCTGACTCGAGAAATGGGATATTGGGTCGATCTCAACGATCCATATGTTACGTTCCATAATAATTACATCGAATCCATCTGGTGGGCGCTGAAACAATACTACGTCAAAGATATGATCTATCGCGGCTATAAAATTCAGCCGTATTGTCCTCGATGTGAGACACCTCTTTCGTCTCATGAAGTTGCTCTGGGCTACAAAGATGTAAAAGATCCGAGCGTTTATATAAAGATGAAGTTGAAAGATGAAGCGAACACATATTTTCTGGTCTGGACGACAACTCCATGGACATTAATTTCAAACGTTGCACTCGCAATTCATCCGGACATTGATTATGTAAAGGTTGAACTTCTTTCTGTGGATGGGGAAGCTACGAAACCAACCGGTGAATTTTTTATCCTTGCCAAAGCGCGTTTGGAAGTATTAAAAGAGAAATACTCCATCGTTGCTGAATTTAAAGGGAAAGAGCTTCTTGGAAAAGAATACGAACGGATTTTCAATTATCATCAAGTAAAAGAAAAAGGCTGGTACGTTGTCGAAGGAAGTTTTGTTACGACGGATTCCGGTTCCGGTATTGTTCATATGGCTCCCGCATACGGTGAAGATGACTATCAAACATGCCGCAAGTATGGATTACCCACGATTCATCCTGTTAATAAATCCGGCGAATTTGAAGATGCAGTAACTGACTTTAAGGGAAAGTTTGTGAAGGATGCAGATAATGATATTATTCTGAATCTGAAATCGCGAAACATCCTGTATAAAAAAGAACAGTATCAACACAGTTATCCGCATTGTTGGCGTTGTTCATCGCCGCTTCTGTATTACGCAAGAACCTCGTGGTATATCAGCACCACAAAATATGCACAGCGGATGATTGATCTGAACAAACAGATCAATTGGATTCCCAAAGAAGTTGGCGAAGGTCGTTTTGGCAATTGGTTGGAAGAAAATAAAGACTGGGCATTGTCTCGGGATCGATATTGGGGAACACCGCTTCCGATCTGGGTCTCGGAAGATGGAAAAGAAATGAAATGTGTCGGGAGTTTTGAAGAGTTGATTGGTGCTGAATGGTTAGATGAAAACGGAACACCGACCGGCAAAATATTTCATGCGGACGATATTAAGAGTCTCGATCCGCATAAACCGACAGTCGATCGATTGGCGTTCAAAACGGCAAATGGAAAATATTTGAAACGAACACCTGAATTGATCGATGTGTGGTTCGATTCCGGTGCAATGCCGTTTGCACAATGGCATTACCCGTTCGAAAACAAAGAGATCTTCGACAAATCGTATCCTGCGGATTTCATTTCAGAAGGTATCGATCAAACACGGGGCTGGTTCTATACGCTTCATTCTATCGGCTCATTCTTGTTCGATAAACCTGCGTATAAAAATGTATTGGTCAACGAATTGATTCTGGATAAGAGTGGACAGAAGATGTCCAAATCAAAAGGGAACACTGTTGATCCATTTGGTCTCATTGCAAAATATGGTGCCGATGCAACACGATGGTATTTAGTGTCGCAGTCTCCTGTTTGGCGTCCAACGTTGTTTGATGAAGATGGAATTGGAGAAGTGCAGCGAAAGTTTTTCAGTACGCTCGTCAATACCTATTCCTTCTTTGCATTGTATGCCAACATAGACAAGTTTGATTTCAGCGAGCCAACAATTCCCATTACGGAACGTTCGGAGATCGATCGTTGGATTATTTCATCGCTTAATTCGCTGGTGAAAGAATACAAGCAATATATGGACGAATACGATCTTACCAGGGCATCACGTGCAATTGCAGATTTTACTCTTGATAATCTCTCTAACTGGTATGTCCGACGGAATCGCCGCCGCTTTTGGAAGAGTGAAAAAGGAAAAGATAAAACCGCGGCATATCAAACATTATATGAGTGCTTGGATACCATTGTAAAGTTAACTGCGCCAATTGCTCCGTTTCTGGCAGATGAGATGTATCGCAATCTCAATTCGGCAACGCATCACGAATCACACTCATCCGTTCATCTTGCCATGCTCCCGAATGTGAATGAATCAGCTATTGATACCTCACTCGAAACTAGAATGGATCGTGCGATCCGAATCGTTGGATTAGTCCGTGCCATGCGGATGAAAGCAAACCTCAAGGTCCGTCAACCATTGCTGAAGATCCTTGTTCCGGTGAAGGATCAATCAGAATTTGCCTTGTTAAAATCGGTTGAGGATGTTATTCTGGATGAAATTAATGTAAAAGAGCTCGATGCAAAAATTGATCAAGATATTATAAAATATAAAATTAAGCCGAATTTCAGGGTACTTGGTAATAAATATGGAAAATCGACAGCGAAAGTTGCCGAAGTAATTCGTACCTTTACGGCGAATCAAATTAGCCAGATTAATGCGGATGGGACTATTCAGATTTCTGTTGAAGGAAACACGCTGAATATTATCCATGAAGATGTAGAGATTGTTGCCGAAGAAATTAAAGGATGGGTTGTAGAGTCTGATGGCAAAGTCACCGTTGCATTGGATATGGAAATCACTCCGGAACTTCGCATGGAAGGTTTTGCCCGTGAATTTGTCAGTCGTGTGCAGAATCTTCGCAAAGATTCGGGATTAGAAGTAACGGATAGAATATCCATCGTATTCAACACCAACGATGAATTAGCCGATGCATTGCTGAAGTCATCGGCGTATATTAATAGTGAAACACTTTCGGTTGATTTGAAAAAAGCACCGGTGAATGGTACTTCTGTGAAAGAAGATATTAACGGTGTACAGTGTGAGATCAGTATCAAAAAAGTATAA
- a CDS encoding TraR/DksA C4-type zinc finger protein: protein MAKKIVKKAKSKPAKKAAHPKTSAAKLKNVAEKPVKKKSVKGFNTKDLIYFKKIITEKRKEILEELAILKESMMDVTTGEYASENSTYSTHMEQGTDAMEREKTFLFASREGKFLNYLDDALKRIDKGTYGFCINCGKLIPKARLEAVPHAQLCIECKHLKKGSM from the coding sequence ATGGCAAAAAAGATCGTCAAAAAAGCGAAATCCAAACCGGCAAAGAAAGCGGCGCATCCGAAAACATCGGCGGCAAAGCTGAAGAATGTAGCAGAAAAACCGGTGAAGAAAAAATCGGTCAAAGGCTTTAATACAAAAGACCTCATATACTTCAAAAAGATCATTACCGAAAAGCGGAAAGAAATATTGGAGGAACTGGCGATCTTGAAAGAAAGTATGATGGATGTGACGACCGGTGAATATGCTAGTGAGAACTCAACCTATTCAACGCATATGGAGCAGGGAACGGACGCGATGGAGCGTGAAAAGACATTCTTATTTGCATCGCGCGAAGGAAAGTTTCTAAATTATCTTGATGATGCGTTAAAACGGATTGACAAAGGAACATACGGTTTCTGCATCAATTGCGGAAAATTGATTCCCAAAGCACGATTAGAAGCTGTGCCCCATGCGCAATTGTGCATCGAGTGCAAGCATCTAAAGAAGGGATCGATGTAA
- a CDS encoding signal peptidase II has translation MQASKEGIDVTVRVLFLTAFIVIADQISKFMIKGIDVPSLGISFKGMQLGSSIPVMGDFIRITFIENPGMAFGIEVVDGKLFLTLFSIAASFGILLYLYVMRTEKILFRISLALILGGAIGNLIDRTFYGVLYGESELFHGKVVDFIDVDFFNIDVWGFYLNRFWVFNIADASVSIGVLMMLIFHRSFVDQEDQLPVVESSSISSSDSSTESTPTT, from the coding sequence GTGCAAGCATCTAAAGAAGGGATCGATGTAACAGTGAGAGTTCTTTTTTTAACCGCTTTCATCGTCATTGCAGATCAGATCTCTAAGTTCATGATAAAAGGGATCGACGTTCCATCCCTTGGAATATCATTCAAAGGGATGCAGTTGGGAAGTTCGATTCCGGTGATGGGAGATTTTATTCGCATAACGTTTATTGAAAATCCCGGAATGGCTTTCGGAATTGAAGTGGTGGACGGGAAGCTGTTTCTTACATTGTTCTCGATAGCGGCAAGTTTCGGCATATTGCTCTATCTGTATGTGATGCGAACGGAAAAGATATTATTCCGTATTTCTCTTGCATTGATTCTTGGTGGAGCGATCGGCAATTTGATTGATCGGACTTTCTACGGAGTGCTGTACGGTGAATCGGAGCTGTTCCACGGGAAAGTGGTAGACTTTATCGATGTTGATTTCTTCAATATTGATGTGTGGGGATTCTATCTTAATCGATTCTGGGTCTTCAATATCGCCGACGCATCTGTTTCTATCGGTGTGTTGATGATGTTAATCTTTCATCGTTCATTCGTAGATCAAGAAGATCAGCTGCCGGTAGTCGAATCGTCATCCATTTCGTCATCTGATTCTTCCACGGAGTCAACTCCAACAACGTAA
- a CDS encoding RluA family pseudouridine synthase — MKNHFEIRIPAGQMKERLDVYLTNHTENATRNKVQEAIKNGEVLVNGKAVRPSYSILPNDLIAINLSRPDPPEVKAESIPLDIIYEDDYLLIVNKPAGMVTHPAYKNYSGTLVNALMHHSEKLSQLHSEEDEEFDIVRPGIVHRLDKDTSGLLVVAKDETTHQKLAKQFAAKTSEREYNAIVWGTFKQQSGVIDAPLGRSKRDRKKVAVIDDGKHAVTEYEVMEQFEFLALIKLHLRTGRTHQIRVHLSHIHHPVFGDETYGGREIIAGKVEGKKKAELKNLLDMMPRQALHAKKLGFVHPQTKKMIRFESELPEDMKAVLMKLRP, encoded by the coding sequence ATGAAAAACCATTTCGAGATTCGTATTCCTGCCGGCCAAATGAAGGAACGGCTTGATGTCTATCTGACGAATCATACGGAAAATGCCACTCGAAACAAGGTTCAAGAGGCGATTAAAAATGGAGAGGTGTTGGTCAATGGAAAAGCGGTAAGACCAAGTTATTCCATTCTCCCCAATGATCTCATAGCGATCAATCTTTCCCGCCCTGATCCTCCTGAAGTAAAAGCAGAATCCATCCCGCTTGACATTATTTACGAAGATGATTATTTGCTTATCGTTAATAAACCTGCAGGAATGGTTACGCACCCGGCATATAAGAATTATTCCGGCACGCTGGTCAATGCACTCATGCATCATTCTGAAAAACTTTCCCAACTCCATTCTGAAGAAGACGAAGAGTTTGATATCGTCAGACCAGGAATTGTCCATCGGTTGGATAAAGATACCAGTGGGTTGTTGGTAGTAGCGAAGGACGAAACGACCCATCAGAAGTTGGCAAAACAGTTTGCTGCAAAAACATCGGAACGAGAATACAATGCTATCGTCTGGGGCACATTCAAGCAGCAATCCGGTGTTATTGACGCCCCGCTTGGAAGGAGTAAAAGAGATCGGAAAAAAGTTGCCGTTATTGACGATGGTAAACATGCGGTTACTGAATATGAAGTAATGGAGCAATTTGAATTTCTTGCGTTGATAAAATTACATCTTCGAACCGGCCGAACTCACCAGATTCGTGTACACCTTTCACACATTCATCATCCGGTATTTGGAGATGAAACGTATGGAGGGAGAGAGATCATCGCTGGAAAAGTTGAAGGGAAGAAGAAAGCGGAATTGAAGAATCTCCTGGACATGATGCCTCGTCAGGCGCTTCATGCCAAGAAACTCGGTTTTGTCCATCCGCAGACAAAAAAAATGATTCGGTTCGAAAGTGAATTGCCGGAAGATATGAAGGCGGTTTTGATGAAACTACGTCCGTAG
- a CDS encoding rod shape-determining protein MreC: MKLVNDGRVVAVSGGYAIGQMIVNVDFRASTKIQRSRVDGIIAWDGKTLLLKNVAKTQDVREGDAIITSEYSNAFPPGIKVGIVSSISEIPNSLF; the protein is encoded by the coding sequence ATCAAACTTGTTAATGATGGCAGAGTTGTCGCCGTCAGCGGCGGATATGCTATCGGACAAATGATCGTCAATGTTGATTTCAGAGCGAGCACAAAGATACAACGAAGCAGAGTCGACGGTATTATTGCATGGGATGGAAAGACGTTGTTACTGAAAAATGTCGCAAAAACTCAAGATGTGCGTGAAGGAGATGCAATCATCACTTCAGAATATAGCAACGCATTTCCACCGGGAATCAAAGTAGGTATTGTCAGTTCAATCAGTGAAATTCCCAATAGTCTTTTCTAG
- a CDS encoding CPBP family intramembrane glutamic endopeptidase, translating to MKKLLVILFLLIPICSLSSQTSDTLISKYSKAFPTWTLIIPGGSYLYNGRISEGLTFAALEISGVVIGLKYNSTLKNNSTSPYYNYPAVVALKIFEVDKCDFLRNRLELIKLKAPDFKYDQISESDLLLAPFKSENIFTPITIGFVGAALIELLVTGRRIEQKINKVEQIYFLDHYIKRNPALTIYGTTSLSLSWGAGVSEEYLFRNTIMPILDYKYGQTKGLLYSSISFGIGHFTNLAFSNKPDFGQSLLQVFEATIGGYLLGRDVQNRGYQIGPAVAAHTWYNFTLILGSFLINPKENVFAVNVKFTVK from the coding sequence ATGAAGAAATTATTAGTTATTTTATTTTTGTTGATACCTATTTGTTCATTAAGCTCACAGACTTCAGATACGCTGATATCAAAATATTCGAAAGCTTTTCCTACATGGACATTAATTATTCCTGGTGGATCATATTTGTACAATGGGAGAATATCAGAAGGGTTAACTTTTGCTGCATTAGAAATAAGTGGGGTAGTAATAGGTCTAAAATATAACAGCACCTTAAAAAATAATAGTACATCTCCCTATTACAATTATCCGGCGGTTGTTGCGCTAAAAATATTCGAGGTAGATAAGTGCGACTTTTTAAGGAATAGATTAGAATTAATTAAGCTTAAGGCACCGGATTTTAAGTATGACCAAATCTCTGAAAGTGACCTTTTATTAGCACCATTCAAATCTGAAAATATATTTACACCAATTACAATTGGATTCGTTGGTGCTGCATTGATAGAATTGTTGGTCACTGGGAGAAGAATTGAACAAAAAATTAATAAAGTAGAACAAATATATTTCTTGGATCATTATATTAAAAGAAATCCAGCATTGACTATTTATGGCACAACTTCATTATCACTGAGTTGGGGAGCAGGCGTGAGCGAAGAATATTTATTTAGGAATACAATAATGCCAATTCTTGATTATAAATATGGACAAACCAAGGGATTATTATACTCTAGCATATCATTTGGAATAGGACACTTTACTAATTTAGCATTTTCCAATAAACCTGACTTTGGGCAATCATTGTTGCAGGTTTTTGAAGCAACAATTGGTGGATATTTACTTGGAAGAGACGTACAAAACAGAGGATATCAAATTGGTCCTGCTGTTGCTGCACATACTTGGTACAATTTTACTCTTATACTTGGGTCATTTTTAATAAACCCAAAAGAAAATGTTTTTGCTGTGAATGTAAAGTTTACTGTGAAATAG
- the mreC gene encoding rod shape-determining protein MreC, which yields MIQRIYQYLFLFKEYVILIGLVSLSLILLVLNDNTQIRQIRSLTVGTLGVIQQTFSFIPNLTSLQRENELLRKVNVNLADEVNQLREARLENIRLRSMIALQETSIVKLTGAKVVAKNLNLLRNTITLNVGSDDSIQIGNPIVTGEGLIGRVVAVSGGYAIGQMIVNVDFRASAKIQRSRVDGIVAWDGKTLLLKNVAKTQDVREGDAIITSEYSNAFPPGIKVGIVSSISEIPNSLFQKIEVVPTVNLTQSEEVFVMDYVPSLERVALELQKK from the coding sequence ATGATCCAGCGCATCTATCAATATCTTTTTCTGTTCAAAGAGTATGTGATACTTATTGGATTGGTCTCTCTTTCGCTCATCCTGCTTGTCTTAAATGACAATACTCAGATTCGACAGATCCGTTCGTTAACTGTTGGAACGCTCGGAGTCATTCAGCAAACATTCTCCTTCATCCCAAATCTTACTTCGCTGCAACGGGAAAATGAGTTACTCCGCAAAGTAAATGTCAACCTTGCCGACGAAGTCAATCAACTGCGCGAAGCACGATTGGAAAATATCCGCCTTCGTTCTATGATTGCACTACAGGAAACATCTATCGTAAAATTAACCGGCGCAAAAGTCGTAGCAAAAAATTTAAATCTTCTTCGCAATACAATAACGCTGAATGTTGGATCCGATGACAGCATTCAGATTGGAAACCCAATTGTTACTGGTGAAGGATTGATCGGCAGAGTTGTCGCTGTCAGCGGCGGATATGCTATCGGACAAATGATCGTCAATGTTGATTTTAGAGCGAGCGCAAAGATCCAACGAAGCAGAGTCGACGGCATTGTTGCATGGGATGGAAAGACGCTGTTACTGAAAAATGTTGCAAAAACACAAGATGTGCGTGAAGGAGATGCAATCATCACTTCCGAATATAGCAACGCATTTCCACCGGGAATCAAAGTAGGTATTGTCAGTTCAATCAGCGAAATTCCCAATAGTCTTTTCCAGAAGATTGAGGTTGTTCCTACCGTCAATCTAACGCAATCAGAGGAAGTGTTTGTGATGGATTATGTTCCTAGTTTGGAACGGGTAGCGTTGGAATTGCAGAAAAAATAA